A window of Juglans regia cultivar Chandler chromosome 7, Walnut 2.0, whole genome shotgun sequence contains these coding sequences:
- the LOC109007050 gene encoding early nodulin-75-like isoform X2, whose protein sequence is MPKTSMTTHLLVLFLAVVVLTTSSSANYQYEKPPPIEKPPLQPPPIEKPPPEHKPPTPVYQKPPPIVKPPPEHKPPTPVYQKPPPIVKPPPEHKPPTPVYEKPPPVVKPPPTPVYQKPPPVVKPPPEHKPPTPVYQKPPPVVKPPPEHKPPTLPPIVEAPPKHPPLPPYGHDYPGHPPVEKGQDPHKPPQKDLPPPAPYKKPPTNA, encoded by the exons ATGCCAAAGACATCTATGACGACACACTTGCTAGTGTTGTTTCTTGCAGTGGTGGTTCTCACCACTTCTTCCAGTGCTAATTATCAATATGAGAAGCCTCCTCCTATTGAGAAGCCTCCTCTTCAACCCCCTCCAATAGAGAAGCCACCCCCAGAACACAAACCACCGACTCCAGTTTATCAAAAGCCTCCTCCCATCGTGAAACCACCCCCAGAACACAAGCCACCTACCCCAGTTTATCAAAAGCCTCCTCCCATCGTGAAGCCTCCCCCAGAACACAAGCCACCCACCCCAGTTTATGAAAAGCCTCCTCCCGTCGTGAAGCCACCCC CAACCCCAGTTTATCAAAAGCCTCCTCCAGTCGTGAAGCCACCCCCAGAGCACAAGCCACCAACCCCAGTTTATCAAAAGCCTCCTCCCGTCGTGAAGCCACCCCCAGAGCACAAGCCACCCACTCTTCCTCCCATTGTAGAGGCACCGCCAAAGCACCCGCCATTGCCACCTTATGGTCATGACTATCCAGGACACCCTCCAGTCGAGAAGGGTCAAGACCCCCACAAACCACCCCAGAAGGATTTACCTCCTCCAGCACCGTACAAGAAGCCACCTACCAATGCCTAA
- the LOC109007050 gene encoding proline-rich extensin-like protein EPR1 isoform X1, protein MPKTSMTTHLLVLFLAVVVLTTSSSANYQYEKPPPIEKPPLQPPPIEKPPPEHKPPTPVYQKPPPIVKPPPEHKPPTPVYQKPPPIVKPPPEHKPPTPVYEKPPPVVKPPPEHKPPTPVYEKPPPVVKPPPTPVYQKPPPVVKPPPEHKPPTPVYQKPPPVVKPPPEHKPPTPVYQKPPPVVKPPPEHKPPTLPPIVEAPPKHPPLPPYGHDYPGHPPVEKGQDPHKPPQKDLPPPAPYKKPPTNA, encoded by the coding sequence ATGCCAAAGACATCTATGACGACACACTTGCTAGTGTTGTTTCTTGCAGTGGTGGTTCTCACCACTTCTTCCAGTGCTAATTATCAATATGAGAAGCCTCCTCCTATTGAGAAGCCTCCTCTTCAACCCCCTCCAATAGAGAAGCCACCCCCAGAACACAAACCACCGACTCCAGTTTATCAAAAGCCTCCTCCCATCGTGAAACCACCCCCAGAACACAAGCCACCTACCCCAGTTTATCAAAAGCCTCCTCCCATCGTGAAGCCTCCCCCAGAACACAAGCCACCCACCCCAGTTTATGAAAAGCCTCCTCCCGTCGTGAAGCCACCCCCCGAGCACAAGCCACCAACCCCAGTTTATGAAAAGCCTCCTCCCGTCGTAAAGCCACCCCCAACCCCAGTTTATCAAAAGCCTCCTCCAGTCGTGAAGCCACCCCCAGAGCACAAGCCACCAACCCCAGTTTATCAAAAGCCTCCTCCAGTCGTGAAGCCACCCCCAGAGCACAAGCCACCAACCCCAGTTTATCAAAAGCCTCCTCCCGTCGTGAAGCCACCCCCAGAGCACAAGCCACCCACTCTTCCTCCCATTGTAGAGGCACCGCCAAAGCACCCGCCATTGCCACCTTATGGTCATGACTATCCAGGACACCCTCCAGTCGAGAAGGGTCAAGACCCCCACAAACCACCCCAGAAGGATTTACCTCCTCCAGCACCGTACAAGAAGCCACCTACCAATGCCTAA
- the LOC118348945 gene encoding repetitive proline-rich cell wall protein 3-like, with product MLLAFLAMVVLTIPALGDDYKYKPPKYKPTPKYYKPPPKYKPPSYKKPPPKYKPKPPPYKRPPTLPPIKGKPKPYKPYPPYGHYPGHPPVEAVP from the coding sequence ATGTTACTGGCGTTCCTTGCCATGGTGGTTCTCACCATTCCAGCTCTTGGAGACGACTACAAGTACAAGCCACCCAAGTATAAGCCAACTCCCAAGTATTATAAGCCACCTCCCAAGTACAAGCCACCTTCATATAAGAAGCCACCTCCCAAGTACAAACCAAAACCACCACCATACAAGCGCCCGCCAACTCTACCTCCGATAAAGGGGAAACCAAAACCGTATAAGCCATACCCACCTTACGGACACTACCCGGGACACCCTCCGGTGGAAGCTGTCCCGTAG